A genomic region of Magnolia sinica isolate HGM2019 chromosome 6, MsV1, whole genome shotgun sequence contains the following coding sequences:
- the LOC131249870 gene encoding QWRF motif-containing protein 7, which produces MESNRRTTKSVVSLSPRLRRSRSGAPAIFRTSTTESHPLSSNSPINPINRSKSTSKTHPNAKDDENRNPKIQEPIKSRKPPDNRENLAGIFHHHRKSDAGETAKPKKTRRVAGSPSAWALSPGRSPAPAPESSEKQRTGGVSGVLRFFRQKKTPSARGEAVHQLRILQTRLLQWRFVNARAESAAAAGKSTAEKKIFSVWLENFQLRNFMTEKRIQIEKLKEELKLHRILCSQIPLLNEWEKIDKRNLEAITKSTRLLRSASIKVPLVEGAKVDMFSVYTTICMAMDVIEGIEAAISRFYLQAKKMSSLLTELVTIVKQERESMDELMKISATVASLEAKERSLRVHLIQAKTNREEVSHRAFCRFPNRMEHVSFPLQASISPTKPSQTSIYVQ; this is translated from the exons ATGGAGAGCAATCGTAGGACAACGAAATCAGTAGTCTCTCTTTCTCCTCGCCTCCGAAGAAGCCGAAGTGGTGCTCCCGCGATCTTCCGCACCTCCACGACTGAATCCCATCCTTTATCTTCCAATTCCCCCATAAATCCTATCAATCGCTCCAAATCAACATCCAAAACCCATCCAAACGCCAAAGACGACGAGAATCGCAATCCCAAAATCCAAGAGCCTATCAAGAGCAGAAAACCTCCAGACAACCGCGAGAATCTCGCTGGAATCTTCCACCATCACCGGAAGTCCGATGCAGGCGAGACGGCGAAACCGAAGAAGACGAGACGTGTGGCTGGATCTCCTTCCGCGTGGGCGCTCTCTCCAGGCCGGTCTCCGGCACCGGCGCCAGAGTCATCTGAGAAGCAGAGGACCGGCGGTGTAAGCGGCGTTCTGAGGTTTTTCCGGCAGAAGAAGACGCCTTCGGCAAGAGGAGAGGCCGTGCATCAGCTTCGGATTCTGCAGACGAGATTGCTGCAGTGGAGGTTCGTGAATGCGCGGGCGGAGTCTGCGGCCGCTGCTGGAAAATCAACGGCTGAG AAGAAAATATTCAGTGTCTGGTTGGAGAATTTTCAGCTACGAAACTTCATGACAGAGAAGCGAATTCAGATTGAGAAACTCAAGGAAGAGCTTAAACTACACCGAATTCTCTGCTCTCAAATCCCACTACTTAACGAATGGGagaaaatagataaaagaaaTTTAGAAGCGATAACGAAATCCACACGACTTCTGCGCTCGGCCTCGATCAAAGTCCCCCTTGTGGAAGGTGCCAAG GTTGACATGTTTTCAGTTTATACAACAATCTGTATGGCGATGGATGTCATCGAAGGAATTGAAGCGGCCATCTCAAGGTTTTACTTACAG GCCAAGAAGATGAGCTCATTACTCACGGAGCTAGTGACGATTgtaaaacaagagagagagagcatggatGAATTGATGAAGATATCAGCTACGGTGGCTTCCTTGGAG GCAAAGGAGAGAAGTCTAAGGGTACATCTCATACAAGCAAAGACAAATAGAGAAGAAGTGTCACACAGGGCATTCTGTAGGTTTCCCAATAGAATGGAACATGTTAGTTTTCCGTTACAGGCATCCATCTCACCGACAAAACCTTCTCAGACAAGCATTTATGTTCAATGA